One genomic window of Camelina sativa cultivar DH55 chromosome 5, Cs, whole genome shotgun sequence includes the following:
- the LOC104785374 gene encoding dehydration-responsive element-binding protein 2C-like isoform X1, translating to MPFDSPRKRKSRGERERDVAEILRKWREYNQQTETDSSYIDGGIPKRIRKAPTQGSRKGCMRGKGGPENRYCEYRGVRQRTWGKWVAEIREPGKGGRLWLGTFSTSHEAALAYDEAAKAMYGHSARLNLPYFTTNGSSSTAATVSGSVTAFSNESEVCAHEDTNEISGFAQVKLEGNSGDYVTFDSSQCIKEKLNVKEEERELNSVDAFGTGQESKKETLDDWLMGNGNDQAPFRFDVDETFDISELLGKLDDNNASGQNTMQCQVNRKPSFSDQMQFQDANLPESLNPMEIAANPEVDYEYHYTQQNEMENNGIGLDHRRFQDLDVQEDLDFGGGKDVHGAT from the coding sequence ATGCCCTTTGATTCTCCCAGGAAAAGGAAGTCACGCGGAGAACGAGAACGAGATGTAGCTGAGATTCTTAGGAAATGGAGAGAGTACAACCAGCAGACCGAGACAGATTCTTCTTACATCGATGGTGGGATTCCTAAACGAATCCGAAAGGCTCCTACTCAAGGTTCCAGAAAGGGTTGTATGAGAGGTAAAGGAGGACCTGAAAATAGGTATTGTGAGTATAGAGGAGTTAGACAGAGGACTTGGGGTAAATGGGTTGCTGAGATCCGTGAGCCTGGCAAAGGTGGTAGGTTATGGCTAGGTACTTTCTCTACTTCACATGAAGCTGCATTGGCTTATGACGAGGCTGCCAAAGCTATGTATGGTCACTCTGCCCGGCTCAATCTTCCTTATTTCACTACTAATGGCTCTTCTTCTACTGCCGCCACTGTGTCTGGCTCGGTCACTGCTTTTTCTAATGAATCTGAAGTTTGTGCACATGAGGATACAAATGAGATATCTGGTTTTGCTCAGGTGAAACTAGAGGGTAATAGCGGTGATTATGTTACCTTTGATAGTTCTCAGTGTATTAAAGAGAAGCTGAACgtaaaagaggaagagagggaaCTTAACTCGGTTGATGCTTTTGGAACTGGACAGGAATCGAAAAAAGAGACCTTAGATGATTGGTTAATGGGAAATGGCAATGATCAAGCACCATTCCGATTTGATGTGGACGAAACATTTGATATCAGTGAGCTGTTGGGTAAACTAGATGACAACAATGCGTCTGGTCAAAACACTATGCAGTGTCAAGTTAATAGAAAGCCAAGCTTCAGTGACCAAATGCAGTTTCAAGATGCTAACTTGCCCGAGAGCCTCAACCCCATGGAGATTGCTGCTAATCCTGAAGTTGATTATGAATATCATTACACGCAGCAGAATGAAATGGAGAACAATGGTATTGGTTTAGACCATCGCAGGTTCCAGGATCTTGACGTACAGGAGGACTTGGATTTTGGAGGAGGGAAAGATGTTCATGGCGCTACATAA
- the LOC104785374 gene encoding dehydration-responsive element-binding protein 2C-like isoform X2, whose translation MPFDSPRKRKSRGERERDVAEILRKWREYNQQTETDSSYIDGGIPKRIRKAPTQGSRKGCMRGKGGPENRYCEYRGVRQRTWGKWVAEIREPGKGGRLWLGTFSTSHEAALAYDEAAKAMYGHSARLNLPYFTTNGSSSTAATVSGSVTAFSNESEVCAHEDTNEISGFAQVKLEGNSGDYVTFDSSQCIKEKLNVKEEERELNSVDAFGTGQESKKETLDDWLMGNGNDQAPFRFDVDETFDISELLGKLDDNNASGQNTMQCQVNRKPSFSDQMQFQDANLPESLNPMEIAANPEVDYEYHYTQQNEMENNGIGLDHRRFQDLDVQEDLDFGGGKDVHGAT comes from the exons ATGCCCTTTGATTCTCCCAGGAAAAGGAAGTCACGCGGAGAACGAGAACGAGATGTAGCTGAGATTCTTAGGAAATGGAGAGAGTACAACCAGCAGACCGAGACAGATTCTTCTTACATCGATGGTGGGATTCCTAAACGAATCCGAAAGGCTCCTACTCAAGGTTCCAGAAAGGGTTGTATGAGAGGTAAAGGAGGACCTGAAAATAGGTATTGTGAGTATAGAGGAGTTAGACAGAGGACTTGGGGTAAATGGGTTGCTGAGATCCGTGAGCCTGGCAAAGGTGGTAGGTTATGGCTAGGTACTTTCTCTACTTCACATGAAGCTGCATTGGCTTATGACGAGGCTGCCAAAGCTATGTATGGTCACTCTGCCCGGCTCAATCTTCCTTATTTCACTACTAATGGCTCTTCTTCTACTGCCGCCACTGTGTCTGGCTCGGTCACTGCTTTTTCTAATGAATCTGAAGTTTGTGCACATGAGGATACAAATGAGATATCTGGTTTTGCTCAGGTGAAACTAGAGGGTAATAGCGGTGATTATGTTACCTTTGATAGTTCTCAGTGTATTAAAGAGAAGCTGAACgtaaaagag gaagagagggaaCTTAACTCGGTTGATGCTTTTGGAACTGGACAGGAATCGAAAAAAGAGACCTTAGATGATTGGTTAATGGGAAATGGCAATGATCAAGCACCATTCCGATTTGATGTGGACGAAACATTTGATATCAGTGAGCTGTTGGGTAAACTAGATGACAACAATGCGTCTGGTCAAAACACTATGCAGTGTCAAGTTAATAGAAAGCCAAGCTTCAGTGACCAAATGCAGTTTCAAGATGCTAACTTGCCCGAGAGCCTCAACCCCATGGAGATTGCTGCTAATCCTGAAGTTGATTATGAATATCATTACACGCAGCAGAATGAAATGGAGAACAATGGTATTGGTTTAGACCATCGCAGGTTCCAGGATCTTGACGTACAGGAGGACTTGGATTTTGGAGGAGGGAAAGATGTTCATGGCGCTACATAA